The Pontibacillus halophilus JSM 076056 = DSM 19796 genome includes a region encoding these proteins:
- a CDS encoding response regulator transcription factor — protein MSYTVLVAEDDENIIDVCRRYLEREGYEVIIARDGEEAIERWQKDRPDAVILDIMMPFKSGLDVAEEIRFADDIPVILLTALSQEKDKLFGLSIGVDDYMTKPFSPRELVLRLKNVMRRYERTPQSSSDDVSFGAFHMNQKQRRLLKDEAVIETTVKEFDLLWFLVKNESQVFSRSQLLERIWGYDYEGDTNTINVHIRRLREKIEPDPANPVYLKTVWGIGYKFEGRM, from the coding sequence TTGAGTTATACCGTACTGGTTGCAGAAGACGATGAAAATATCATTGATGTGTGCCGACGCTATCTAGAGCGAGAGGGCTACGAGGTCATAATTGCAAGAGACGGGGAAGAAGCCATAGAACGGTGGCAGAAAGATCGACCCGACGCCGTTATCTTAGACATCATGATGCCCTTTAAGAGTGGGCTCGATGTGGCAGAGGAGATTCGATTCGCCGACGATATCCCTGTTATTCTGTTGACGGCTCTCAGTCAGGAGAAAGACAAATTATTTGGCTTGTCCATTGGAGTCGATGATTACATGACGAAGCCGTTCAGTCCTCGAGAGCTTGTGTTAAGACTGAAGAATGTCATGAGACGGTATGAACGAACCCCGCAATCTTCATCAGACGACGTGTCTTTCGGCGCGTTTCATATGAATCAGAAGCAGCGGAGGCTCCTAAAGGACGAAGCGGTCATTGAGACAACAGTGAAGGAATTCGATCTATTGTGGTTTCTTGTAAAGAACGAATCGCAAGTGTTTTCACGCTCTCAGCTGCTTGAGCGAATCTGGGGATATGACTATGAAGGAGATACGAACACGATTAACGTTCATATCCGCCGACTACGTGAGAAAATTGAGCCAGACCCTGCGAATCCTGTCTA
- a CDS encoding DM13 domain-containing protein, which yields MKKRIYWFLSVAVVALLIVGWWLLSPLFIDKEVDEAFPVATESNASTEPNEETAPNKDTGESSAQEETPSPILAGEFEEVDNVHSIEGNAEVFESEDGNILRLSEFATTNRPDLYVYLVKDGQETKDGTSLGTLKGNKGNQNYEIPVQLTVEEGDRIVIWCKAFGVSFGHAQF from the coding sequence GTGAAGAAAAGGATCTATTGGTTCCTGAGCGTTGCTGTTGTCGCTCTACTTATAGTGGGATGGTGGCTACTATCCCCATTATTTATTGATAAGGAAGTGGATGAAGCCTTCCCCGTTGCGACAGAATCGAACGCCTCAACTGAACCAAATGAAGAAACCGCGCCGAATAAAGATACGGGAGAGTCAAGTGCTCAAGAAGAAACACCTTCTCCTATCCTAGCAGGAGAGTTCGAAGAGGTCGACAACGTTCACTCGATTGAAGGAAATGCAGAAGTATTCGAAAGTGAGGATGGGAACATTCTCCGACTAAGCGAGTTTGCGACGACAAACAGACCAGATTTGTATGTCTACCTTGTAAAGGATGGACAGGAAACGAAAGATGGAACGTCTCTTGGCACATTAAAGGGCAACAAAGGGAATCAAAACTATGAAATTCCTGTACAATTAACAGTAGAGGAAGGGGACCGAATCGTCATTTGGTGTAAAGCCTTTGGCGTCAGCTTCGGTCACGCTCAATTCTAA